One stretch of Sardina pilchardus chromosome 17, fSarPil1.1, whole genome shotgun sequence DNA includes these proteins:
- the LOC134061980 gene encoding toll-like receptor 13 — protein sequence MPLLHVVLLVSLQVFCTRAWVSHKCLLLYEDILYKTDAIHFFRNCPRRNATVVCSDVSDIKLDLSAIMVDMEILCLWISNGTSLQPATFTKFHSLGSLYIDGCLSAIHPEAFRGLTNLHLLSMTCTERCNPSVPSKVFHDLYNLEELKLENYVLSEMAADVFDGLSQMKRFGVKGDMNFSDLLCKLSYFSASLEYLSIEMHVETLTTPNCSYGPIQFPSLRNVTFSFPHVKRIERSAFKAIVKVSLLSMPMSDVLHAQLAHSGIQQIEEMNLYLTEMNIQSICELALALSVTTIHLHFNTLQEYSELSWGKCYKLERLTLEGHNLTNIDLSFMSTLKNVVVFNINLYGERTPLEDESLMTLCTRHVPLTQLKHFAYSTQQYLILRAKQLACLSQLESMVLNGKLTRIERFAFEGLGNVQHLHIWRVPSSEVLHTKTENVVHNPTILDMSNPNYIHVTIENDAFHGLSGLRVLVLQIHILVINTRCFSGLENLLDLELFSCRIQTIEDFAFAKLKQLKRITLKENEILKISRNTFNGLQNLETLILDKNHLQDLEDECFAHLPSLRILHLGNLKLPHTEPFGMQVLNLSLIFGGFPRNLSELTITSAVRPMTLVIADDSAPDVGLSLTLSSEKIVLRGCETRFLKSVVRLEVSANQFLCARDLTVALQHFTSVTHLNFGQWTTASTQDLSGLNKLVHLESLKLAHVDFYNQPGFSVMFHGLMKLESLGLFNCLVDSLDRVISVDMRSLEYLCLFISSETTLSKHFFEPLHSLRFVALFDPRLICNCENSWFNSWAEQEAPIGVFVASKQQRALQCLNGDRLQDLEQYGLAHCRLEVGSQLFLSTTGLLLLFILTVLVYHLRSNTRGRYYQYDVFVSHADKDERWVMEELLPNLERRGPPFLKLCLHSRDFQLGKDIVENITDSLYRSRRTLCLVSRHYLRSNWCSLEMRLGTYRLQVEHRDVLILVFLEKIPSNLLSAHHRLARLVKTRTYIEWPQDPAQQGAFWDTLWDKLVPEVSQ from the coding sequence ATGCCTCTTCTTCacgttgttttgcttgtttctctgcaagtgtTTTGCACCAGAGCCTGGGTGTCGCACAAATGCCTGCTGTTATATGAAGATATTTTATACAAAACCGACGCAATACACTTCTTCAGAAACTGCCCGCGCAGAAATGCCACAGTTGTCTGCTCGGATGTTTCTGACATCAAGCTAGATCTATCTGCTATCATGGTGGACATGGAAATTCTGTGTCTTTGGATTAGCAATGGAACATCACTTCAGCCAGCAACCTTCACTAAATTTCACAGTCTCGGGAGCCTGTATATCGATGGCTGTCTGTCTGCAATACACCCAGAGGCCTTCAGGGGACTGACCAACCTGCACCTACTCTCCATGACCTGCACAGAACGCTGCAATCCATCAGTACCATCTAAGGTATTTCATGATCTGTACAATCTGGAGGAACTGAAACTTGAAAACTATGTTCTATCAGAAATGGCAGCAGATGTTTTCGATGGATTGAGTCAGATGAAAAGGTTTGGTGTTAAAGGAGATATGAACTTCTCAGACCTGCTCTGTAAACTGTCATATTTTTCAGCCTCACTTGAATACTTAAGTATTGAAATGCATGTGGAGACCTTAACAACTCCAAATTGCTCTTATGGCCCAATCCAGTTTCCTTCTCTGAGAAATGTAACGTTTTCATTTCCACATGTcaagagaatagagagaagtGCTTTCAAAGCCATAGTGAAGGTATCATTATTAAGCATGCCAATGAGTGATGTGCTCCATGCTCAACTCGCACACTCTGGAATCCAGCAAATTGAAGAGATGAATTTGTACTTGACAGAGATGAACATACAGTCTATCTGTGAACTTGCACTGGCACTGTCTGTCACCActattcatttgcatttcaatacATTACAAGAATACTCAGAGTTATCATGGGGAAAATGTTACAAGCTGGAAAGACTTACACTTGAAGGACATAATCTGACAAATATTGATCTCAGCTTCATGTCCACTTTAAAAAATGTTGTGGTCTTCAACATCAATTTATACGGTGAACGCACCCCTCTTGAAGATGAATCTCTGATGACTCTTTGTACAAGACATGTTCCTTTAACACAGCTGAAGCATTTTGCGTACAGTACTCAACAGTACCTGATACTCAGAGCCAAACAATTAGCTTGTCTTAGTCAACTGGAAAGTATGGTGTTGAACGGAAAGTTGACACGGATTGAGAGATTTGCATTTGAAGGACTTGGCAATGTGCAGCATCTGCACATCTGGAGAGTTCCCTCCTCTGAAGTACTGCACACTAAAACTGAGAACGTCGTACATAATCCCACTATCCTAGATATGAGCAATCCGAATTATATACATGTAACGATTGAAAATGATGCCTTTCATGGACTGTCAGGGCTTCGTGTCTTAGTACTGCAAATACACATTTTAGTAATAAATACAAGATGTTTCTCGGGTCTGGAAAATTTACTTGATTTAGAACTCTTTTCATGCAGAATTCAAACCATTGAAGATTTTGCGTTTGCAAAACTTAAGCAGTTGAAAAGAATTACTCTGAAAGAAAACGAAATATTGAAAATATCAAGGAACACTTTCAATGGACTTCAGAATTTGGAGACTTTGATCCTCGACAAAAATCACTTACAGGACTTAGAGGACGAATGCTTTGCCCATTTGCCCTCCCTTAGGATTCTCCATCTTGGGAATCTGAAGCTTCCCCACACTGAGCCCTTTGGAATGCAAGTTCTCAACCTGAGTCTCATCTTTGGGGGCTTCCCTCGCAACCTGTCTGAACTCACCATCACATCTGCTGTGCGCCCTATGACTTTGGTCATCGCTGATGACAGCGCCCCAGACGTGGGCCTGAGTCTCACACTGTCCAGCGAGAAGATTGTTTTACGGGGTTGTGAGACACGCTTTCTGAAATCTGTTGTCAGACTTGAAGTCTCTGCTAATCAGTTCTTGTGTGCGCGGGACCTCACTGTCGCCCTTCAGCACTTCACTTCTGTGACACATCTGAATTTCGGCCAGTGGACCACTGCCAGTACTCAGGATCTCTCCGGCTTGAACAAACTGGTGCATTTGGAGAGCCTTAAACTGGCTCATGTGGATTTCTACAATCAACCTGGTTTCAGTGTCATGTTTCATGGCTTGATGAAACTTGAGAGTCTGGGTCTTTTTAATTGTTTAGTGGATTCCCTCGACAGAGTCATAAGTGTGGACATGAGGTCCCTGGAATATTTGTGCCTTTTTATTTCGTCTGAGACCACTCTATCCAAGCACTTCTTTGAGCCCTTGCACAGCCTAAGATTTGTTGCCCTCTTTGACCCACGGTTGATCTGCAACTGTGAAAACTCCTGGTTCAATAGCTGGGCAGAGCAGGAGGCTCCAATAGGAGTGTTCGTTGCCTCAAAGCAGCAAAGAGCACTGCAGTGCCTTAATGGGGACAGGCTCCAGGACTTGGAGCAGTACGGTCTGGCCCACTGCAGGCTGGAGGTGGGGTCTCAGCTCTTCCTCAGCACCACGGGCCTCCTGTTGCTCTTTATCCTGACCGTGCTCGTGTACCATCTGCGCAGCAACACCAGAGGGCGCTACTACCAGTATGATGTCTTTGTGTCTCACGCTGATAAGGACGAGCGCTGGGTGATGGAGGAACTCCTGCCCAACCTGGAGCGCAGGGGACCCCCATTCCTGAAGCTTTGCCTGCACAGCCGGGACTTCCAGCTGGGGAAGGATATTGTGGAGAATATAACTGACAGTCTGTACAGAAGCCGCCGCACCCTCTGCCTGGTCAGCCGCCACTACCTGCGGAGTAACTGGTGCTCCCTGGAGATGCGGCTTGGCACCTACCGGCTGCAGGTGGAGCACAGGGATGTGCTGATCCTGGTGTTCCTGGAGAAGATCCCTTCTAACCTGCTCTCTGCCCATCACAGGCTGGCCCGACTCGTCAAGACCAGGACTTACATAGAGTGGCCTCAAGACCCAGCCCAACAGGGGGCATTCTGGGACACATTATGGGACAAGTTAGTGCCAGAGGTGTCCCAGTGA
- the LOC134062055 gene encoding toll-like receptor 13 translates to MNKISKLTKNTFFGLQTLESLMLEHNPLMHLEAECFAHLPSLRILHLGNLKLPNTEPFGMQVLNLSLIFGGFPRNLSELTITSAVRPMTLVIADDSTPDVDLSLTLSGQKIVLWGCRRPFLQSVTKLYVVTDLFICAPHQTVAFCHFTSVVSLDFSQVHSSTIQSLSCLNRLVNLKHLDIHHVNFINDPGVSHMFYNLTHLESLSLSQCWLDSLEGELRLDLTSLKYFFVYDIQTEVSFTTGFFEHLTSLKSAIVYDVKLRCTCDNMWFLHWARNKQQTEVFMSNPLDNPVQCLSGGGLQDLDSYGQAHCWMWGLDVGFVLFVSTLCFLLLFMTVVLLHQLAKDYLQAFYHIAHGWLNEALRHHQNTRGRYYQYDVFVSHADKDERWVMEELLPNLERRGPPFLKLCLHSRDFQLGKDIVENITDSLYRSRRTLCLVSRHYLRSNWCSLEMRLGTYRLQVEHRDVLILVFLEKIPSNLLSAHHRLARLVKTRTYIEWPQDPAQQEAFWERLWKKLLPDRVQ, encoded by the coding sequence ATGAATAAAATTTCTAAACTAACAAAAAACACCTTCTTTGGACTTCAGACCCTGGAGAGTTTGATGCTTGAACACAATCCACTGATGCACTTAGAAGCCGAATGCTTTGCCCATTTGCCCTCCCTTAGGATTCTCCATCTTGGGAATCTGAAGCTTCCGAACACTGAGCCCTTTGGAATGCAAGTTCTCAACCTGAGTCTCATCTTTGGGGGCTTCCCTCGCAACCTGTCTGAACTCACCATCACATCTGCTGTGCGCCCTATGACTTTGGTCATCGCTGATGACAGCACCCCAGATGTGGACTTGAGTCTCACACTGTCCGGCCAGAAGATTGTTTTATGGGGATGCAGGAGACCCTTTCTACAATCTGTTACCAAACTCTATGTTGTGACAGACTTGTTCATTTGTGCACCTCATCAAACAGTAGCATTCTGTCACTTCACATCAGTGGTCTCCTTGGATTTTTCTCAGGTGCATTCCAGCACTATCCAAAGTCTCTCTTGCCTGAACAGGTTGGTGAATTTAAAGCATCTAGATATTCACCATGTCAACTTTATCAATGATCCAGGTGTCAGTCACATGTTTTACAACTTGACTCACCTAGAGAGTTTGAGTCTTTCTCAGTGCTGGTTGGATTCTTTGGAGGGCGAGCTCAGGCTGGATCTGACCTCTCTGAAGTATTTTTTCGTTTATGATATACAGACAGAAGTCAGTTTTACAACAGGTTTCTTTGAGCACCTCACCAGCCTGAAGTCTGCAATAGTCTATGATGTAAAACTGCGCTGCACCTGTGACAATATGTGGTTCCTCCATTGGGCAAGGAATAAGCAACAGACAGAGGTGTTTATGTCAAACCCCCTGGACAATCCTGTCCAGTGTTTGTCTGGGGGTGGGCTCCAGGACCTAGACAGCTATGGCCAGGCCCACTGCTGGATGTGGGGTCTGGATGTggggtttgtgttgtttgtcagCACATTGTGCTTCCTCCTGCTGTTCATGACGGTTGTGCTGCTGCATCAGTTGGCCAAAGACTACCTGCAGGCCTTCTACCACATCGCTCACGGCTGGTTGAATGAGGCACTGCGTCACCACCAGAACACCAGAGGGCGCTACTACCAGTATGATGTCTTTGTGTCTCACGCTGATAAGGACGAGCGCTGGGTGATGGAGGAACTCCTGCCCAACCTGGAGCGCAGGGGACCCCCATTCCTGAAGCTTTGCCTGCACAGCCGGGACTTCCAGCTGGGGAAGGATATTGTGGAGAATATAACTGACAGTCTGTACAGGAGCCGCCGCACCCTCTGCCTGGTCAGCCGCCACTACCTGCGGAGCAACTGGTGCTCCCTGGAGATGCGGCTTGGCACCTACCGGCTGCAGGTGGAGCACAGGGATGTGCTGATCCTGGTGTTCCTGGAGAAGATCCCTTCTAACCTGCTCTCTGCCCATCACAGGCTGGCCCGACTCGTCAAGACCAGGACTTACATAGAGTGGCCTCAAGACCCAGCCCAACAGGAGGCATTCTGGGAAAGACTGTGGAAAAAACTGTTGCCAGACAGGGTGCAATGA